A genomic segment from Candidatus Bathyarchaeota archaeon encodes:
- the lysS gene encoding lysine--tRNA ligase: MPVEIIGRGTWYDKTARELIEREKRLGRSLAMIRTESGLGASGLPHIGSLGDAVRNYAVALGVKVQGYNSELIAFSDDMDGLRKVPAGFPRDLERWLGHPVSHIPDPFGGCHESFGDHMTSLLLDALEACGVEYVFMSGSRAYKEGLLNDEILTIMENAARVGRIIREELGQDKYEEALPYFPICDGCGRIYTTQSYRYLENEHKVLYKCSGMMVKGAWMDGCGYEGEVDVLAGRGKLSWKVEFASRWRALDIRFEAYGKDISDSVRVNDRISREVLNFEPPMHAQYEMFLDKGGRKISKSAGNVFTPQVWLRYGSPQSLNLLLLKRFVGTRSISPEDIPSYMDELDDLEDIYFGKIEVTDERERAKLRGLYEYCWMLKPPKESRYHIPYNILVSLATAAPRGREFEYVREKLKDYGYHLRDDEEINRRIVYALNWAKDFESPFIRAEISREEREAIEELIAILKASETEEEYQNSVFSVSRSKGIQPKRLFELLYQALLGSPHGPRFGPYVSALGKENVIKRLEDFLTARELERKLSNQVL, from the coding sequence ATGCCAGTGGAGATAATTGGACGCGGCACATGGTATGATAAGACGGCGAGAGAACTCATAGAGCGGGAAAAGAGGCTTGGAAGAAGCTTAGCCATGATCAGGACCGAGAGTGGGCTGGGAGCCTCAGGCCTCCCACACATAGGGAGCCTCGGAGATGCTGTGAGAAACTATGCCGTGGCCCTCGGAGTGAAGGTTCAGGGCTATAACTCCGAGCTGATAGCCTTCTCAGATGATATGGATGGCCTAAGGAAGGTCCCAGCTGGTTTCCCCAGGGATCTTGAGAGGTGGCTTGGACACCCAGTCTCACATATACCTGATCCCTTTGGAGGCTGTCATGAGAGCTTCGGAGACCATATGACCTCGCTCCTCCTCGATGCTTTAGAAGCCTGTGGTGTTGAATACGTCTTCATGTCCGGTTCTAGGGCTTACAAGGAGGGGCTCCTCAACGACGAGATACTGACCATCATGGAGAACGCTGCTAGGGTTGGAAGGATTATAAGGGAGGAGCTTGGCCAAGACAAGTATGAGGAGGCTCTACCCTACTTTCCGATCTGTGATGGGTGCGGCCGCATCTACACCACCCAATCCTACAGGTATCTGGAGAATGAGCACAAGGTTCTATACAAGTGTTCCGGCATGATGGTCAAGGGAGCCTGGATGGATGGGTGTGGATATGAGGGGGAGGTCGACGTCCTCGCTGGGAGAGGTAAGCTAAGCTGGAAGGTGGAGTTCGCAAGCCGATGGAGAGCACTGGATATCAGGTTTGAGGCATATGGAAAGGATATTTCCGACTCTGTGAGGGTCAATGATCGGATATCGAGGGAGGTACTGAACTTCGAACCTCCGATGCACGCCCAATATGAGATGTTCCTCGATAAGGGAGGCAGGAAGATATCCAAGTCCGCAGGGAACGTCTTCACTCCACAGGTCTGGCTTCGATACGGCTCACCTCAATCCCTAAACCTTCTCCTCCTGAAGAGGTTTGTTGGAACTAGGAGTATATCACCAGAGGACATCCCATCATACATGGATGAGCTGGACGACCTGGAGGACATCTACTTCGGGAAGATTGAGGTAACTGATGAAAGGGAGAGGGCGAAGCTGAGGGGTTTATATGAGTACTGCTGGATGCTCAAACCCCCAAAGGAGAGCAGGTACCATATACCCTACAACATCCTGGTAAGCCTAGCCACCGCCGCCCCTAGGGGAAGGGAGTTTGAATACGTTAGGGAGAAGCTGAAGGATTATGGATATCATCTCCGAGACGATGAGGAGATTAACAGGCGGATAGTATATGCTTTAAATTGGGCAAAGGACTTTGAGTCTCCCTTTATTCGTGCTGAGATCAGCCGAGAGGAGAGGGAGGCCATTGAAGAGCTTATAGCTATCTTGAAGGCCTCCGAGACGGAGGAGGAGTATCAAAACTCCGTCTTCAGCGTCTCAAGGTCGAAGGGCATACAGCCAAAACGCCTCTTCGAGCTCCTATATCAAGCCCTTCTAGGGAGCCCCCATGGTCCAAGGTTTGGCCCCTACGTCTCGGCCTTAGGCAAGGAGAATGTCATAAAAAGGTTAGAGGATTTCCTCACAGCTAGAGAACTCGAGAGAAAACTCTCAAACCAAGTTCTCTAA
- a CDS encoding MBL fold metallo-hydrolase: protein MTYELVRGGVYLIDAEYHGRHGVLGTYLVKGETSIVIDTGPTASIPGVLQELQHIGVGRDDLILVGATHIHLDHSGGSWRVLELYPNSQLHVHPRGAPHMVDPSKLEAAARQFFGDGVDEYGEIRGVDEERIRPSSDGEELYLDGTAVKVVWTPGHASHHQCYYVPEDRVLILGDAGGLYSAKSGAILPTTPPPFNPDKAVESLDKLIALEPDIVCYGHFGYADRGLEKLRSHRSQILLWSRIAERCVDEGLSIDEARELLIEEDPMLRRFGEISRRRENSISTSLLGFIEYYKWLKGEDKGRADHKD, encoded by the coding sequence TTGACGTATGAGCTTGTTAGGGGTGGAGTATATCTCATAGATGCCGAGTATCATGGACGTCACGGAGTCCTGGGAACCTACCTAGTCAAGGGGGAGACCAGCATAGTAATTGATACGGGTCCCACCGCATCTATCCCAGGAGTGCTTCAGGAGCTGCAGCATATCGGCGTAGGAAGAGATGATTTAATCTTGGTGGGAGCGACCCATATCCATCTAGACCACTCAGGCGGCTCCTGGAGAGTTCTTGAACTTTATCCCAACTCTCAGCTCCATGTTCACCCTAGGGGTGCTCCACATATGGTGGATCCCTCCAAACTCGAGGCCGCCGCGAGGCAATTTTTCGGGGACGGTGTAGACGAGTATGGGGAGATCAGGGGAGTCGACGAGGAGAGGATTAGGCCCTCTTCAGACGGAGAGGAGTTATACCTCGATGGAACGGCCGTTAAGGTTGTGTGGACACCAGGCCATGCCTCTCATCATCAATGCTACTATGTGCCCGAGGATAGAGTCCTGATCCTTGGCGATGCGGGAGGTCTCTACTCAGCTAAGTCTGGAGCCATCCTCCCGACCACCCCTCCTCCATTCAATCCCGATAAGGCGGTTGAGAGCCTGGACAAGCTCATAGCCCTAGAGCCAGATATAGTTTGCTATGGCCACTTCGGGTATGCTGATAGGGGCTTGGAGAAGCTTAGGAGCCATAGAAGCCAGATACTCTTGTGGTCTAGAATCGCCGAGAGGTGCGTGGATGAGGGCCTAAGCATAGATGAGGCCAGAGAACTACTAATAGAGGAGGATCCAATGCTCAGGAGGTTTGGAGAGATATCAAGAAGGAGAGAGAACTCCATATCGACGAGCCTCCTAGGATTCATAGAGTACTACAAATGGTTAAAGGGAGAGGACAAAGGGAGAGCCGACCATAAGGATTAA
- a CDS encoding Lrp/AsnC ligand binding domain-containing protein, with protein MTIAYILINVESGSEADVSRALRGISEVKEVYGLYGLYDLIAKIEVDSVSTVRDVVSSKMRALKGVRSTLTMIVVE; from the coding sequence ATGACCATTGCATATATCCTAATAAACGTTGAGAGCGGCTCCGAGGCGGATGTCAGCAGGGCCTTAAGGGGGATCAGCGAGGTGAAGGAGGTATACGGCCTCTACGGCCTCTACGACCTGATAGCGAAGATAGAGGTGGATTCCGTTTCAACGGTTAGGGACGTTGTAAGTTCAAAGATGAGAGCTCTCAAGGGAGTTAGATCAACCCTAACCATGATAGTGGTGGAGTGA
- a CDS encoding thiolase domain-containing protein yields the protein MGLFRNVAVVGAGMTRFHNRIHAGKTGRDLFVEAVLEAVDSVDKGFELREAEAIFIGNYSSDCFEGQGHTAAMMADWLGLTPRASTRVEDACASSGVAINMATLAIASGAYDLVIVGGFEKMTEKGTEEATEILAMASDALYEVPVGFTFPGLYAAIATAHFKRYGSSWEELAAISIKNHRNGALNEKAHFQSDIMETARRLGERHNMTFKDELEFLRSPLNPFVAYPLRLFDCCPISDGASALVIASSDIAKKYTDTPIYIKGFGQASDTFSLHNREELTELRATRIAASQAYKMAGVSPEDIDLADVHDCFTIAEVLAVEDLGFFPKGQGGKAALEGRTSLDGEMPINPDGGLKAKGHPVGATGAAMAYEMFKQLRGEAGRRQVDDAEIGLTQNVGASGATVVVQVYGR from the coding sequence ATGGGATTGTTTAGGAATGTCGCGGTTGTTGGGGCTGGGATGACCCGTTTCCATAACAGGATACATGCCGGTAAGACAGGGAGGGACCTCTTTGTGGAGGCGGTCCTCGAGGCTGTTGACTCTGTGGATAAAGGATTTGAGCTGAGAGAGGCGGAGGCCATATTCATAGGCAACTATTCAAGCGACTGCTTCGAGGGGCAGGGCCACACAGCAGCCATGATGGCTGACTGGTTGGGTCTCACCCCAAGGGCCTCCACCCGCGTCGAGGACGCCTGTGCGAGTTCAGGTGTAGCGATCAATATGGCGACTCTAGCGATTGCCTCAGGGGCTTATGATCTCGTGATCGTTGGAGGATTTGAGAAGATGACGGAGAAGGGGACGGAGGAGGCCACGGAGATCCTCGCCATGGCCTCAGACGCCCTATACGAGGTGCCAGTCGGCTTCACCTTCCCAGGGCTCTATGCCGCAATCGCGACAGCCCATTTCAAGAGATACGGATCTTCATGGGAGGAGCTTGCCGCGATATCGATAAAGAATCACAGGAATGGCGCCCTCAATGAGAAGGCCCACTTCCAGTCGGATATCATGGAGACGGCTAGGAGGCTGGGTGAGAGGCACAACATGACATTCAAAGATGAGCTGGAGTTTCTAAGGTCCCCATTAAACCCCTTTGTAGCTTATCCCCTGAGGCTTTTCGATTGTTGTCCCATCTCCGATGGGGCTTCAGCCCTAGTCATCGCATCAAGCGATATAGCTAAGAAGTACACAGATACTCCGATATACATAAAGGGGTTTGGGCAGGCCTCCGATACATTCTCCCTCCATAACAGGGAGGAGCTGACGGAACTTAGAGCCACGAGGATTGCGGCCTCCCAAGCCTATAAGATGGCTGGAGTCTCACCCGAGGACATCGATCTAGCTGATGTCCATGACTGCTTCACAATTGCCGAGGTTCTAGCGGTTGAGGATCTCGGATTCTTCCCAAAGGGTCAGGGTGGCAAGGCTGCTCTCGAGGGGAGAACATCTCTCGATGGCGAAATGCCCATCAACCCGGATGGAGGTCTCAAGGCAAAGGGGCATCCTGTCGGGGCGACTGGGGCGGCGATGGCTTATGAGATGTTTAAACAGCTGAGGGGGGAGGCCGGGAGGCGTCAGGTGGATGACGCCGAGATAGGGCTTACCCAGAATGTAGGGGCGTCCGGTGCAACAGTCGTGGTACAGGTTTATGGGAGGTAA
- a CDS encoding Zn-ribbon domain-containing OB-fold protein: protein MEEKPFTTSSYREFLESGKIMANRCRSCGNVHLPPRPICPRCGGRSLEWMEIRGRGTLQAFTVIHVPPTRLKGRQPYATGIVKLEEGPSISGLILDVKRGEDIDIGVEAEAIIVREGDGLKLCFRLV, encoded by the coding sequence TTGGAGGAGAAACCCTTCACCACAAGCTCCTACAGAGAGTTTCTGGAGTCCGGGAAGATAATGGCAAACAGGTGTAGAAGCTGCGGGAATGTTCACTTACCTCCGAGGCCGATATGTCCTAGGTGCGGCGGGAGAAGCCTCGAGTGGATGGAAATTCGGGGGAGAGGAACCCTACAGGCCTTCACGGTGATCCATGTACCCCCAACAAGGTTGAAGGGTAGACAACCTTACGCGACGGGGATAGTGAAGCTGGAAGAGGGGCCAAGCATATCTGGGCTGATCCTAGACGTGAAGCGGGGAGAAGATATAGATATCGGGGTGGAGGCCGAGGCCATTATAGTTAGAGAGGGGGATGGACTCAAGCTCTGCTTCAGGCTGGTCTAG
- a CDS encoding enoyl-CoA hydratase/isomerase family protein, whose product MREEIISKIEEGICWVTLNRPEKLNAITPSMLEEIQKVIKSVEVDDDVRCVIITGAGERAFSAGLDISMVRGFSRDEALELSRRGHSTFSSIMSLPKPTIAAVNGYALGGGCELALACDLRIASQNARFGQPEIGLGLIPGWGATSLLPRIIGYTRAMELIMTGRIIDAEEAFRIGLINRVVPAEKLLAETKGLASTLANGPATALAEAKRLLNSQLKCEEALEAEAESFGGLFCTEDFREGFSAFLERRKPVFGKPRPA is encoded by the coding sequence ATGAGGGAAGAAATCATATCGAAGATAGAGGAAGGGATATGCTGGGTAACCCTGAACAGGCCTGAAAAACTGAATGCAATCACCCCAAGCATGCTTGAAGAGATCCAGAAGGTGATCAAGAGTGTTGAGGTGGATGATGATGTCAGGTGCGTCATAATAACCGGCGCCGGTGAACGGGCCTTCAGCGCAGGCCTCGACATATCCATGGTTAGGGGGTTCTCTAGGGATGAGGCGTTGGAGCTCTCTAGGAGAGGCCACTCGACCTTCTCGAGCATCATGAGTTTACCAAAACCGACTATAGCTGCGGTAAATGGATATGCCCTCGGAGGAGGATGCGAACTCGCTCTAGCCTGCGACCTCAGAATAGCCTCCCAGAACGCGAGGTTCGGGCAGCCCGAGATCGGCTTAGGCCTAATCCCAGGATGGGGAGCCACCTCCCTTCTGCCAAGGATCATAGGATACACGAGGGCGATGGAATTGATAATGACCGGTAGGATCATAGACGCGGAAGAGGCCTTCAGGATAGGCCTGATAAATAGGGTGGTCCCGGCTGAGAAGCTCCTAGCCGAGACGAAGGGGTTGGCCTCCACACTAGCCAACGGGCCAGCAACCGCACTAGCCGAGGCCAAGAGGCTTCTCAACTCCCAACTCAAGTGCGAGGAGGCTCTAGAGGCTGAAGCAGAGAGCTTTGGAGGGCTCTTCTGCACAGAGGACTTCAGGGAGGGGTTTTCAGCTTTTCTTGAGAGGCGGAAGCCGGTCTTCGGGAAGCCTAGACCAGCCTGA
- a CDS encoding electron transfer flavoprotein subunit beta/FixA family protein: protein MNRLIVLLKDAVDLSELKVDPTTRRILEGPKRRIGELDKRALEEALRIREKVGGEVCTLTVGDDRSKTALLEALAMGADKAYLVTTGTGAWVDALTTSILLRAAVGRLTPFDLILCGEMSLDSLSSQIGPRLAELLDLPLITYVKQLVIDSGRLRAVRDLEDADEVVQAELPAVVTVSREINEPRIPSLMSIMRAKTKPIITFDAASLDVPPEMVLEAQSIEIIGVEVPQVERKRVIVKGETIEESVEKLVHHLISEGVLEVR from the coding sequence TTGAATAGGTTAATAGTTCTCCTGAAGGACGCGGTAGACCTCTCTGAGCTTAAGGTGGACCCTACCACTAGGAGGATTCTCGAGGGCCCCAAGAGGAGGATAGGGGAACTCGATAAGAGGGCCCTCGAAGAGGCTCTAAGGATAAGGGAGAAGGTGGGAGGTGAGGTGTGCACCCTCACAGTCGGCGATGATAGATCGAAGACGGCCCTTCTAGAGGCCCTTGCGATGGGGGCTGACAAGGCATACCTTGTTACCACTGGAACAGGCGCCTGGGTTGACGCTCTGACCACCTCCATCCTGCTTAGAGCAGCAGTGGGGAGGCTGACCCCCTTTGACCTTATCCTATGCGGAGAGATGTCCCTTGATAGCCTCTCATCCCAGATAGGTCCAAGGCTCGCGGAGCTCCTAGACCTTCCCCTGATCACCTATGTGAAACAGCTTGTGATCGATAGTGGGAGGCTCAGAGCTGTCAGGGATCTCGAGGATGCCGATGAGGTCGTCCAAGCTGAGCTCCCCGCCGTAGTCACAGTCTCGAGAGAGATAAACGAGCCCAGAATCCCATCCCTAATGAGCATCATGAGGGCTAAGACCAAACCAATAATCACCTTTGATGCAGCCTCTTTAGATGTCCCCCCCGAGATGGTCTTAGAAGCTCAGTCAATAGAGATCATCGGTGTTGAGGTTCCACAGGTAGAGAGAAAGCGGGTTATCGTGAAGGGAGAAACAATTGAGGAATCGGTTGAGAAGCTGGTTCACCACCTCATAAGTGAAGGTGTCCTGGAGGTTCGTTGA
- a CDS encoding electron transfer flavoprotein subunit alpha/FixB family protein: MTERGVMVYSEDKELELQLLGKGRELADRLSGPLSTVSLGHESIDAEELIRYGADQVLLFKDPGPDIHIETYRAVLLEAVKRVSPEVILIGSTRRGRELAPRISSALRTGYMAECIELEVDEKGDLLARRLVYGGSAMALERSRRRPHVATVPPRIFRRAEPSNRAGEVIEIMIEKPKPKTVVVERRMKSRGGEALESARVIVAAGRGFRSKEDLRLLEELAEVLGAEIGCTRPLAADSGWLNEWIGISGHKVKPKLYIACGISGTVQHLAGIRDSQVIVSINKDEGANIFQASDYGLVGDLYVILPVLTRTLRKLKGES, translated from the coding sequence ATGACTGAAAGGGGAGTAATGGTCTATTCTGAGGATAAGGAACTCGAATTACAGCTTTTGGGAAAGGGCAGAGAGCTCGCAGACAGGCTGAGTGGCCCCCTTTCAACAGTCTCTCTAGGTCATGAGTCAATCGATGCAGAGGAATTGATTAGATATGGAGCTGACCAGGTCTTACTTTTCAAAGATCCAGGGCCCGATATCCACATCGAGACTTATAGAGCTGTCCTCCTGGAGGCGGTTAAGAGGGTATCACCCGAGGTAATCTTAATAGGCTCAACCAGGCGTGGGAGGGAACTAGCTCCGAGGATATCCTCGGCTCTGAGGACTGGATATATGGCTGAATGCATAGAACTCGAGGTCGATGAGAAGGGAGATCTCCTGGCGCGTAGACTTGTGTACGGGGGCTCCGCCATGGCACTGGAAAGAAGCCGGAGGAGACCTCATGTGGCTACGGTTCCGCCGAGGATCTTCAGAAGGGCTGAGCCCTCTAATAGAGCTGGCGAGGTAATAGAGATCATGATTGAAAAACCGAAGCCCAAGACGGTGGTCGTTGAAAGGAGGATGAAGTCGAGGGGTGGAGAGGCCCTTGAGAGCGCCCGGGTCATAGTCGCGGCTGGAAGAGGTTTCAGGAGTAAGGAGGATTTAAGGCTCTTAGAGGAACTTGCCGAGGTCCTGGGAGCCGAGATCGGGTGCACCAGGCCCTTGGCGGCCGATAGCGGGTGGCTCAACGAATGGATAGGTATAAGCGGGCATAAGGTGAAGCCCAAGCTCTACATCGCCTGCGGAATCTCGGGAACTGTACAGCACCTCGCTGGCATAAGGGATTCGCAGGTTATAGTCTCGATAAATAAGGATGAAGGAGCAAATATCTTTCAGGCTTCAGATTATGGCCTCGTGGGAGACCTTTATGTCATCCTCCCAGTACTGACGAGAACACTGAGAAAGCTCAAAGGAGAATCTTAA
- a CDS encoding saccharopine dehydrogenase NADP-binding domain-containing protein: protein MEILKIAVLGAGLMGPALAMDCLESPEVEEVLLVDIDKERLRKVAERLGNPSKLITAVQDVRDRQGLIEVLKGYDVAGIALLRWLNVDAIWGCIEAKVHAVDLASAAEKDWSDINSSALRAGVTVIPGCGVEPGLVDILAAYGMDMLDCVESVRIWCGGIPRDPKPPLDYKIVFGGPYLPLRPGVVKTIENGKETYVKRYTLGEPICFEGIERPLECFYDGFPQTLYEVEKFKGVKNCSEMTVRYAGYCEKVNFLDNCGLLSRDPIMFEGKEIIPFEVFSRIIYPKVRLEEKERDITVFRVIVEGYKDGCETCYTFETVDHYDEVKDITSMAKTTSYTAAIVARMIGRGDITERGLVPPVRVIRGELTRRLLRELRERGVVVKEVVTTKRVMGC from the coding sequence GTGGAAATCTTGAAGATAGCTGTTTTAGGAGCGGGATTGATGGGCCCAGCCTTGGCCATGGACTGCCTAGAGAGCCCTGAGGTCGAGGAGGTCCTGCTCGTAGACATTGATAAGGAGAGGCTGAGGAAGGTAGCTGAGAGGCTTGGCAACCCCTCAAAACTCATAACTGCAGTCCAGGATGTGAGGGATAGACAAGGATTGATCGAGGTCTTAAAGGGATACGATGTTGCGGGGATAGCCCTCCTCAGGTGGTTAAACGTGGATGCCATCTGGGGGTGTATAGAGGCTAAAGTTCACGCGGTTGACCTGGCTAGCGCGGCTGAGAAGGACTGGAGCGATATCAACTCCTCGGCTCTGAGGGCCGGAGTAACTGTGATACCTGGGTGTGGGGTGGAGCCTGGGCTTGTCGATATACTAGCGGCCTATGGGATGGACATGCTTGACTGTGTGGAGTCTGTCAGGATCTGGTGTGGAGGAATTCCCCGAGACCCAAAGCCTCCTCTAGACTATAAGATTGTCTTCGGGGGACCCTATTTACCCCTTAGACCTGGGGTTGTGAAGACTATCGAGAACGGTAAGGAGACATATGTCAAGCGCTACACTCTCGGTGAGCCTATATGCTTCGAGGGGATCGAGAGGCCGTTGGAGTGCTTCTACGACGGTTTCCCCCAGACCCTGTACGAGGTCGAGAAGTTTAAAGGGGTCAAAAATTGTTCGGAGATGACGGTTAGGTATGCTGGGTATTGCGAGAAGGTGAATTTCTTAGATAATTGCGGCCTCTTGAGCAGAGACCCCATAATGTTCGAGGGAAAAGAGATAATACCATTTGAGGTCTTCAGTCGAATAATATATCCGAAGGTCAGGCTGGAGGAGAAGGAGAGGGACATAACCGTCTTCAGGGTGATCGTCGAGGGCTACAAAGATGGCTGCGAGACCTGCTACACCTTCGAAACGGTCGACCACTATGATGAGGTCAAGGATATCACCTCCATGGCTAAGACGACGAGTTATACCGCTGCGATCGTTGCTAGGATGATTGGTAGGGGGGATATAACCGAGAGGGGGCTGGTACCCCCTGTGAGGGTCATAAGAGGTGAGCTGACGAGGAGGCTCTTAAGGGAGCTTCGGGAAAGGGGAGTCGTAGTCAAGGAAGTTGTAACCACAAAAAGAGTTATGGGTTGTTAA
- a CDS encoding acyl-CoA/acyl-ACP dehydrogenase, with protein MVDFSFTEEQSLFRETVREWLAKNLPLERVRENDVKQKLPKDLIKGLGDLGLLCMTLPEEHGGAGADWVTTTIAAEELGYADISIALPVFFLVQASWGYVVDRYCTETVRDMVLRKAARGEAFIGIGATEPGGGSDVAGFQTTLKRGEGCWIVNGEKTYISGTEECLELGGGYFCVGYHDRSLAHRGMTAFYLPLKAPGVEVTKRFEDMGRMAISTGGFKMTDVVIPDEYQLGETGRGFYLTMEGFDDARLLVSASCIGAAQRALEIGIEYIKERRAFEQPLARFQGIQFDLADMVAKLEATRALIYKTAWILDEKYKGKIGALEASKWISMCKLLAPELAFDIFKRTMLWLGAYGYTKECPLEMGLRGVMSYCIGAEGAANIQRIVIARETLGREYTRAR; from the coding sequence ATGGTGGACTTCTCCTTCACAGAGGAGCAGAGCCTATTCAGAGAGACCGTAAGGGAGTGGCTGGCTAAGAACCTCCCCTTGGAGAGGGTTAGAGAGAATGACGTTAAGCAGAAGCTCCCTAAGGATCTAATAAAGGGGTTGGGGGATCTAGGCCTTCTATGTATGACGCTTCCTGAGGAGCATGGAGGGGCTGGAGCAGACTGGGTCACCACGACCATCGCCGCGGAGGAGCTAGGATACGCGGACATTTCAATCGCCCTCCCAGTCTTCTTCCTAGTCCAGGCTAGCTGGGGATATGTGGTCGATAGATACTGCACTGAAACCGTCAGAGACATGGTTCTGAGGAAAGCGGCTAGGGGGGAGGCGTTCATCGGGATAGGGGCAACGGAGCCCGGTGGAGGCTCGGATGTAGCAGGCTTTCAGACAACCCTGAAGAGGGGTGAGGGGTGCTGGATAGTCAATGGTGAGAAGACATACATCAGTGGGACTGAGGAATGCCTAGAATTAGGCGGGGGATACTTCTGTGTTGGTTACCATGACAGGTCTCTGGCTCATAGGGGTATGACCGCATTCTATCTCCCCCTGAAGGCACCGGGGGTTGAGGTGACGAAGAGGTTCGAGGATATGGGGAGGATGGCCATCAGCACCGGCGGCTTCAAGATGACAGATGTGGTAATACCCGACGAGTATCAACTAGGGGAGACCGGGAGGGGATTCTACCTCACGATGGAGGGTTTCGACGACGCCCGCCTCCTAGTCTCGGCCAGCTGCATCGGGGCCGCCCAGAGAGCCCTCGAGATCGGGATCGAGTACATAAAGGAGAGGAGGGCCTTCGAGCAGCCTCTCGCTAGGTTCCAGGGGATCCAGTTCGATCTGGCTGATATGGTCGCTAAGCTCGAGGCAACAAGGGCTCTTATATACAAGACTGCATGGATCCTCGACGAGAAGTACAAGGGAAAGATTGGGGCTCTGGAGGCGTCCAAGTGGATCTCGATGTGTAAGCTTCTCGCCCCCGAACTCGCCTTCGACATCTTCAAGAGGACCATGCTATGGCTCGGAGCCTACGGTTATACGAAGGAATGCCCCTTGGAGATGGGCCTCAGGGGAGTAATGAGCTACTGTATCGGAGCTGAAGGAGCTGCAAACATCCAGAGGATAGTCATTGCTAGAGAGACACTTGGAAGAGAGTACACAAGAGCAAGGTGA